The Ipomoea triloba cultivar NCNSP0323 chromosome 4, ASM357664v1 DNA segment GCCGGCCACCCCGTTCTCGAGCGCGGCGGCTTTGCTCTCAACACCCTCACTCACCGCTCCTTCCCCGCGCCTAACGCCCACTGGTCGGGCCGCATCTGGGCCCGCACGGGCTGCACGTACGCCCACCCCCACTTCATCTGCGCCACCGGCGACTGCGGCGGCCGCTTGGAGTGCAACGGAGCCGGCGGCGCCACTCCCGCCACGTTAGCCCAGTTCGTGCTCCACCACGGCCACGCCGACTTCTCGTCCTACGGCGTCAGCCTCGTGGACGGGTTCAACGTCCCCATGACGGTGACCCCACACGAAGGCAAGGGCAAGTGCCCCGTCGTGGGGTGCCGGGCTAATCTTCTGGACACGTGTCCCGCAGGCCTCCAGGTCCGCTCCCACGGGGGGCACGGCCCAGTTGTTGCGTGCAAGAGCGGGTGCGAGGCCTTCAAGACGGACGAGCTCTGCTGCACTAACCACTACAATAACCCGCAGACCTGCAAGGCGTCGACCTACTCCGAGTTCTTCAAGCACGCTTGTCCCGCTACTTTCACTTACGCCCACGACACCCCGTCGCTGATGCACGAGTGCTCGGCGCCGCGTGAGCTCAAAGTCATTTTCTGTCACTGAGCTAAATGACCCAAGGAATAATGATGTCTTCATAGTCCTCAATGGTCTGTAACCCAGCGCATATGCATATCGTTTCCTAGCTTTTTCTTAATCTCTAGCATGTCCTTTCTTTTCCAAGTAGATAACGTCGTAGTCTTTAAGATCTGTGATGTATGGGTTCGCATTGTGAGGCTTCAATAACGTTGAAGTTCAAGTTATGTACTTATGTCTGCTTTGGTGACCTCTAAAAATGGAACAAGTTTAATTACCTTGTTTAATCATGCTTAATCATATCCTATCTCGTGttttattcttgatttcttATCTGTATGCTATGTTTGGGTTGGTGGATGACAGCATATTTTTCTCGGTTTTTGGTGCTACACCACGGCCCACTTAATCTGCCAAAGTTTGTCGTTTTGAAGTACGAGATTAATATTATTcgactttttaaattttatctaaAACTAAATATGATGACATATTTGTTTTgttaaaatttcaaatggaTGATTATAAGATTAAATTTTGATAGTGGATGGGCTCAATAAGTTTTTGAGCTGAAAACTTAAAAAagaattatgaatgttttataaaaaaaaaataaaactttaatgGTTTGAAACAAACCTTTAAAAAACAAGTTCAAACATTAACAAGTTGAAGAGTAAATTATATTGACTTAAAAATTCATTTAAAATGACAAGTGCCTAATATTCATAGAGAGCCtattatattcaattatattcAGGGTGTATTTAGTTTGCACAAATCAAAATCAGAATAGTAATCAAATAtgtaataatgataatgagtattggtgaaaatattttacatgtttagtaCTATAatggaattagaatgattattAGTATTTGTTATATATGATCCTATAACGAgattaaatgttttaaaa contains these protein-coding regions:
- the LOC116015338 gene encoding osmotin-like protein, translating into MAAPISLLSLSLLLTLCVLCKATAPGLILTLVNNCPYTVWPAIQPNAGHPVLERGGFALNTLTHRSFPAPNAHWSGRIWARTGCTYAHPHFICATGDCGGRLECNGAGGATPATLAQFVLHHGHADFSSYGVSLVDGFNVPMTVTPHEGKGKCPVVGCRANLLDTCPAGLQVRSHGGHGPVVACKSGCEAFKTDELCCTNHYNNPQTCKASTYSEFFKHACPATFTYAHDTPSLMHECSAPRELKVIFCH